A window of Gossypium arboreum isolate Shixiya-1 unplaced genomic scaffold, ASM2569848v2 Contig00168, whole genome shotgun sequence contains these coding sequences:
- the LOC108480176 gene encoding probable CCR4-associated factor 1 homolog 7, with the protein MSLLPKSDSIQIREVWNDNLEEEFALIREIVDDYPYIAMDTEFPGIVLRPVGNFKSSYDYHYQTLKDNVDMLKLIQLGLTFSDEKGNLPTCGTDKYCIWQFNFCEFNVDEDVFANDSIELLRQSGIDFKKHNEKGIDAMSLHGGLNKLAELLEVERVGICHQAGSDSLLTSCTFRKLKENFFSGTLEKYSGVLYGLGVENAH; encoded by the exons ATGTCTCTGTTGCCAAAGAGCGATTCAATCCAAATCCGTGAGGTATGGAACGATAACCTCGAGGAGGAATTTGCTTTGATTcgtgaaattgttgatgattacCCGTACATTGCCATGGACACCGAGTTTCCAGGCATTGTTTTACGTCCGGTTGGCAATTTCAAGAGCAGCTATGACTATCACTACCAAACCTTGAAAGACAATGTTGATATGTTAAAGTTGATTCAATTGGGTCTTACCTTTTCAGATGAGAAAGGGAACTTGCCTACTTGTGGAACTGATAAGTATTGCATTTGGCAATTTAATTTTTGTGAGTTTAATGTCGACGAGGATGTCTTTGCTAATGATTCTATTGAGCTTTTGAGACAAAGTGGGATTGATTTCAAGAAGCACAATGAAAAGGGTATTGATGCAATGAG TTTGCATGGGGGATTGAACAAGCTTGCAGAGTTGCTGGAAGTGGAAAGAGTTGGGATCTGTCATCAAGCAGGTTCTGATAGTTTGCTCACATCTTGTACATTCAGGAAACTCAAGGAGAATTTCTTTAGTGGTACTTTGGAAAAATATTCCGGTGTATTGTATGGTTTAGGTGTTGAGAATGCTCATTGA